The Cylindrospermopsis curvispora GIHE-G1 genome contains a region encoding:
- the proS gene encoding proline--tRNA ligase, with protein MRLSQKLFVTLRDDPADAEIPSHKLLLRAGYIRRIGSGVYAYLPLMWRVLQKISQIVREEMNATGAEECLLPQLQPAELWKESGRWDTYTKAEGIMFSLIDRREQQLGLGPTHEEVITTIGRDMIRSYRQLPVHLYQIQTKFRDEIRPRFGLMRGREFIMKDGYSFHTDEESLKKTYQDMYKAYSNMLRRCGLAFRAVEADSGAIGGSGSTEFMVLADAGEDEVLYTQDGKYAANVEKAVSLPADAEPSNFKTCEKVPTAGTETIEKLCDYLKCSPTQVVKNVLYQTVYDQGLTVLVLVNIRGDQEINEVKLQNELTKLAPQFHAKTVISLTVPNQEAIASWATKSLPLGYIAPDLSDDYIATREQLHPKFIRLIDQTAVELKQFVTGANESGFHLVGSNWQEQFKLPELVVDIRKAKPGDRSVHDPSQTLETARGIEAGHIFQLGTKYSLAMGATYTNEQGEEKPLVMGCYGVGVSRLAQSAVEQSYDGDGIIWPVAIAPYHAIISIPNIKDTQQVEIAEKIYTELNKVGIETLLDDRNERAGVKFKDADLIGIPYRIVTGRSITHGKVEVVTRATRESQEIAIEDLVDTLESWISQRDVTT; from the coding sequence ATGCGCTTATCACAGAAGTTATTTGTTACGCTTAGGGATGACCCAGCGGATGCAGAAATTCCCAGTCATAAATTATTGTTGCGTGCAGGTTATATCCGTCGTATTGGTAGTGGAGTCTATGCCTATTTGCCGTTAATGTGGCGAGTTTTACAAAAAATCTCCCAGATAGTTAGGGAAGAAATGAACGCCACGGGTGCGGAAGAATGTTTACTACCACAACTACAACCAGCTGAGTTATGGAAGGAGTCAGGAAGGTGGGATACTTACACCAAGGCGGAAGGAATTATGTTCTCCTTAATTGATAGAAGGGAACAACAGCTAGGTCTTGGTCCTACCCATGAAGAAGTGATTACCACTATCGGTCGCGACATGATTCGTTCCTATCGCCAACTACCGGTGCATTTATATCAAATTCAAACTAAATTCCGGGATGAAATTCGTCCCCGATTTGGTTTGATGCGGGGTAGGGAATTCATCATGAAGGATGGTTATTCTTTCCATACTGACGAGGAAAGTTTAAAGAAAACCTACCAGGATATGTATAAAGCCTACAGTAATATGTTACGGCGTTGTGGTTTGGCTTTTAGAGCAGTAGAAGCCGACTCCGGTGCAATTGGTGGTTCTGGGTCAACAGAATTCATGGTTCTAGCGGATGCTGGGGAAGATGAAGTCCTCTATACCCAGGATGGTAAGTATGCAGCAAATGTGGAAAAGGCAGTTTCCTTACCTGCTGACGCGGAACCATCCAATTTCAAAACCTGTGAAAAAGTACCAACAGCAGGTACAGAAACAATCGAAAAACTCTGTGATTACTTGAAATGTTCCCCTACCCAGGTAGTGAAAAATGTTTTATATCAAACTGTTTATGATCAGGGGTTAACAGTTTTAGTGTTGGTGAATATTCGGGGAGACCAGGAAATTAACGAAGTCAAATTACAAAACGAACTGACCAAATTAGCTCCCCAATTTCATGCCAAAACGGTAATTAGTCTAACAGTGCCTAATCAGGAAGCGATCGCCAGTTGGGCAACCAAGAGCTTACCCTTGGGTTACATTGCCCCTGATTTGAGTGATGATTATATTGCTACCCGTGAACAGCTACACCCAAAATTTATCCGTCTGATTGATCAAACAGCGGTAGAATTAAAGCAATTTGTGACAGGAGCAAATGAATCCGGATTTCACCTGGTTGGGTCTAACTGGCAAGAGCAGTTTAAACTACCCGAACTAGTAGTAGATATTCGGAAAGCAAAACCAGGTGATCGCTCGGTGCATGATCCCAGTCAAACCTTAGAAACAGCCAGGGGTATAGAAGCGGGTCATATTTTCCAACTAGGAACAAAATATTCCCTAGCCATGGGTGCAACTTATACCAACGAACAAGGAGAAGAAAAGCCCTTAGTCATGGGTTGTTATGGTGTAGGTGTATCCAGACTGGCCCAGTCAGCAGTTGAACAATCTTATGATGGGGATGGGATAATTTGGCCGGTGGCGATCGCTCCTTATCATGCCATTATTAGCATTCCCAATATAAAAGATACCCAGCAGGTAGAGATTGCCGAAAAAATCTATACAGAGCTGAACAAAGTCGGTATAGAGACCCTATTGGATGACCGAAACGAAAGAGCAGGGGTAAAATTCAAAGATGCAGACCTAATTGGTATTCCCTACAGAATAGTTACTGGTCGTTCCATCACCCATGGTAAGGTAGAAGTAGTCACAAGAGCAACTCGTGAATCTCAGGAAATTGCCATTGAGGACCTAGTAGACACACTAGAAAGCTGGATTAGTCAAAGAGATGTAACAACCTAA
- a CDS encoding GerMN domain-containing protein has product MNDQPRTNRNISSGVIAAVSATVVAVSGGVAWLSSQTPNTPIQANPNQSIEKQQPLTSQTGQEQTANIYWLKPTAKSFQLVAQPVKIASDQPGQALESALNTLLEGPKETKDSTTIPRGTKLLSLKIENNEIHVNLSENFTGGGGSASMVGRVGQVVYTATTLDPNAKVYLEINGKPLEVLGGEGVEIEQPLTRKTFQENYPL; this is encoded by the coding sequence ATGAACGACCAACCAAGAACAAATCGTAATATTTCTTCAGGTGTAATAGCTGCTGTTTCAGCCACAGTAGTAGCAGTAAGCGGTGGTGTTGCGTGGTTGAGTTCTCAAACACCCAACACTCCCATACAAGCTAACCCCAACCAAAGTATAGAAAAACAACAGCCATTAACAAGCCAAACAGGTCAAGAACAAACGGCTAATATATATTGGCTAAAACCAACAGCAAAAAGTTTTCAGTTAGTTGCTCAACCCGTAAAAATTGCCAGTGACCAACCAGGTCAAGCATTAGAAAGTGCTTTAAACACATTGTTAGAGGGTCCAAAAGAAACAAAAGACTCAACAACTATTCCCCGGGGTACAAAATTGCTGAGTCTGAAAATAGAGAACAATGAAATTCATGTAAACCTGTCAGAAAATTTTACTGGTGGAGGTGGTAGCGCTTCCATGGTAGGTCGGGTGGGTCAGGTTGTCTACACTGCTACAACCCTAGATCCCAATGCTAAAGTTTACCTAGAAATTAACGGTAAACCCTTAGAAGTATTGGGTGGTGAAGGAGTAGAAATAGAACAACCACTAACCCGTAAAACCTTCCAGGAAAACTATCCTCTTTAG
- the accB gene encoding acetyl-CoA carboxylase biotin carboxyl carrier protein, whose product MPLDFNEIRQLLATIAQTDITEVSLKSDDFELRVSKGGNNFPVSAPVVPTVTQTAPVQLPESASHRDSSTGAQSPLANAAASKFMEVQSPMVGTFYRAPAPGEAPFVEVGDRVRVGQSVCIIEAMKLMNEIEAEVSGQVMEILVQNGQPVEYGQPLMRINPD is encoded by the coding sequence GTGCCATTAGATTTTAATGAAATCCGCCAATTGTTAGCTACTATTGCACAAACTGATATTACTGAGGTGTCACTCAAAAGTGATGATTTTGAGCTGAGAGTCTCTAAAGGGGGAAATAATTTCCCTGTATCAGCACCGGTTGTACCAACGGTGACTCAAACCGCACCGGTTCAGCTACCAGAGTCAGCTAGTCACCGAGATAGTTCTACCGGGGCACAGTCACCCCTAGCTAATGCAGCTGCTTCTAAATTTATGGAGGTCCAGTCTCCTATGGTGGGAACTTTTTATCGCGCTCCTGCTCCCGGTGAAGCACCTTTTGTGGAGGTGGGAGACCGGGTTCGGGTAGGTCAGTCCGTCTGCATTATTGAGGCCATGAAATTAATGAATGAAATTGAAGCTGAGGTCTCTGGACAGGTGATGGAAATTCTGGTGCAAAATGGTCAACCCGTAGAATATGGTCAACCTTTAATGCGAATTAATCCTGATTAG
- the efp gene encoding elongation factor P yields the protein MISSNDFRTGVSIVLDQSVWRVVEFLHVKPGKGSAFVRTKLKNVQNGNVVEKTFRAGETVPQANLEKITMQYTYKEGNEFVLMDMETYEEDRLNATQIGDRVKYLKEGMEVNVTFWVKQEEKQTIKQVLEVELPNSVVLEVLETDPGVKGDTATGGTKPAKLETGATVMVPLFITTGERIKIDTREDKYLGRE from the coding sequence ATGATCTCCAGTAATGATTTTCGAACCGGCGTTTCTATCGTGTTAGACCAATCCGTGTGGCGAGTAGTTGAATTTCTTCACGTTAAACCTGGTAAGGGTTCCGCCTTTGTTAGAACTAAATTAAAAAATGTCCAAAATGGTAACGTGGTGGAAAAAACTTTCCGCGCTGGGGAAACTGTACCCCAAGCAAATTTAGAAAAAATTACCATGCAATATACTTATAAAGAAGGTAATGAATTTGTCTTGATGGATATGGAAACCTACGAGGAAGATAGATTGAATGCCACCCAAATTGGTGATCGTGTCAAGTACCTGAAAGAAGGTATGGAGGTTAATGTCACCTTTTGGGTAAAACAGGAGGAAAAACAGACTATAAAACAGGTTCTAGAAGTTGAACTCCCTAATTCCGTAGTTCTGGAGGTGTTGGAAACTGACCCAGGTGTCAAGGGTGATACCGCTACCGGGGGCACTAAGCCAGCAAAATTGGAAACTGGTGCAACTGTCATGGTTCCTTTGTTTATTACGACAGGTGAGCGGATCAAGATAGACACCAGAGAAGATAAATACCTAGGGCGAGAATAG
- a CDS encoding peptidylprolyl isomerase: MFKFIRSGLIYSLKVILMGMIFLGTSTTGWTSYAALPSGNAITDGRALLRYALPIDNQPVRKLQASLEDISNQLRANKRWGAISRDLSQALRILDRPSQILTSIPPERQPQAESWIEELKSGIVQLQEVVKTRQKEAILEGRAKLLNLVSLLEESMVKGFPFEVPAEFSNLPQLKGRATIAIKTNKGDLTVVVDGYSAPVTAGNFVDLVQRGFYNGLKFTRSEESYVLQTGDPEGKEVGFIDPVMGKYRAIPLEILAEGDKQPTYGITLEDAGRYLDMPVLPFSSFGALAMARPEGDPDGGSSQIFFFLFEPELTPAGRNLLDGRYAVFGYLVEGKEILDKLKAGDIIESAQVIQGIENLVEPPA; this comes from the coding sequence ATGTTTAAGTTTATCAGGTCTGGGCTAATATATAGCCTAAAAGTCATACTGATGGGAATGATATTTTTAGGAACCAGCACCACCGGGTGGACTTCCTACGCAGCTTTACCATCGGGGAATGCTATTACAGATGGTAGGGCTTTGTTGAGATATGCACTTCCCATAGATAATCAACCAGTACGCAAACTGCAGGCCAGTTTAGAGGATATTTCCAATCAACTACGTGCTAATAAGCGATGGGGTGCGATTTCCAGAGATCTTAGTCAAGCATTACGGATTCTTGACAGACCCTCCCAAATCTTAACCAGCATTCCCCCAGAACGCCAACCCCAAGCTGAATCTTGGATTGAGGAGTTAAAATCTGGCATAGTACAACTGCAAGAAGTAGTAAAAACCAGACAAAAAGAGGCCATTTTGGAGGGGAGAGCCAAGTTACTCAATCTTGTGAGTTTATTAGAAGAATCCATGGTTAAGGGGTTTCCCTTTGAAGTTCCTGCTGAATTTAGTAACCTACCTCAACTCAAAGGTCGTGCTACTATTGCCATAAAAACAAACAAGGGAGATCTAACCGTAGTAGTAGATGGTTACAGTGCGCCAGTGACAGCTGGTAATTTTGTAGATCTAGTACAAAGAGGCTTTTATAACGGATTAAAATTCACCCGTTCCGAAGAGTCCTATGTTTTACAAACGGGAGATCCGGAAGGTAAAGAAGTTGGTTTTATTGATCCTGTAATGGGCAAATATCGAGCTATTCCCCTAGAGATTTTAGCCGAAGGGGATAAACAACCAACTTATGGTATTACCTTGGAAGATGCGGGACGTTATTTAGATATGCCAGTATTACCATTTTCTTCCTTTGGAGCATTAGCAATGGCGCGTCCTGAGGGTGATCCGGATGGTGGTTCTTCCCAAATTTTCTTCTTTTTATTTGAACCGGAATTAACCCCAGCAGGGCGTAATCTTTTGGATGGACGCTATGCTGTATTTGGTTATCTGGTGGAAGGTAAAGAGATTTTGGATAAGCTAAAAGCAGGTGATATAATCGAGTCAGCTCAAGTTATTCAAGGAATTGAAAATTTAGTTGAGCCACCAGCATAA
- a CDS encoding AI-2E family transporter, with translation MKLGQWIGLIALVVSLYILWQLREVLLLIFAAVVLATTLNRLARTCQNLGIKRPMAVFLSVMVFLVGIVAFFWVIVPPFVHQFQELTLRVPQGFERVNTWIDEQRSHIPQELEPVIPDLNRLIAEAQPLINRVLGNSFAFVSGSLVLVLNILLVLVLTVMFLTNPAAYQKLFVRLFPSFYRRRVEGILNQCEDSLERWLTGAFIAVCVVGLMSLIGLSILGVKAALALGVLAGLMNLIPNLGPTMSVVPAMAIALLDSPWKPIFVLILYFFIQQLESNFITPMVMAHQVSLLPAVTLISQLFFLTFFGFLGLFLALPLTVVAKIWIQEVLVKDVLDCWEHHGHDEVDLVILTDDDSQGE, from the coding sequence GTGAAACTTGGTCAATGGATTGGTTTGATTGCTTTAGTTGTATCTCTGTACATATTATGGCAACTACGTGAAGTATTACTATTGATATTTGCTGCTGTGGTTTTAGCTACGACCTTAAATAGATTGGCCAGAACCTGTCAAAATCTGGGAATTAAACGTCCAATGGCTGTCTTTTTATCTGTGATGGTTTTTTTGGTGGGTATAGTTGCTTTTTTTTGGGTGATTGTGCCACCCTTTGTTCACCAATTCCAAGAACTGACTTTACGAGTACCCCAAGGTTTTGAACGGGTTAATACCTGGATAGATGAACAAAGAAGTCATATCCCCCAGGAGTTGGAACCTGTCATTCCCGATCTTAATCGTTTGATCGCGGAAGCTCAACCCTTAATTAATCGAGTTTTAGGCAATTCTTTTGCTTTTGTTTCTGGTTCTTTAGTGCTTGTTCTCAATATTTTATTGGTTTTAGTTTTAACGGTAATGTTCCTAACTAATCCTGCAGCTTATCAAAAGTTATTTGTTAGACTCTTTCCCTCCTTTTATCGACGACGAGTAGAGGGAATCTTGAATCAGTGTGAGGATTCGCTAGAAAGATGGCTGACAGGAGCTTTTATCGCTGTTTGTGTGGTGGGATTGATGAGCCTAATTGGTCTGTCAATTTTAGGTGTCAAAGCAGCTTTAGCTTTAGGTGTTTTGGCAGGATTGATGAATTTAATTCCTAATTTGGGCCCCACTATGAGTGTGGTTCCAGCTATGGCGATCGCTCTTTTAGATTCTCCTTGGAAACCAATTTTTGTCCTAATTCTTTACTTTTTTATCCAACAGCTTGAAAGCAATTTTATTACTCCTATGGTGATGGCACACCAGGTTTCTCTATTACCAGCTGTTACCCTAATCTCCCAGTTGTTTTTTCTCACCTTTTTTGGATTTCTAGGTTTATTTCTAGCATTACCCCTGACTGTGGTGGCAAAAATTTGGATTCAGGAAGTATTGGTTAAGGACGTATTAGATTGCTGGGAACACCATGGTCATGATGAAGTTGACTTAGTAATTCTTACTGATGATGATTCCCAAGGGGAGTAG
- a CDS encoding DUF1614 domain-containing protein — protein sequence MIYLPVSILLFLVLLLLLPFIWFALAVDIVEIAVAKLGFSPQIAFFLFLLVIITSTINIPLYRLENTIEVVDEFATLWLREFWGIPLRRLDRSTVVALNVGGGLIPVLLALYQISRGNLLAITLVTTIVSVVGYFAARIVPGIGIQMNPLLAPLTAVISAMIIAPHAGAPVAFAGGILGTVIGADLLHLKDIQSMSEGVLSIGGAGVFDGIALCGLFALLLS from the coding sequence ATGATCTATCTACCAGTTTCAATACTGTTATTTCTGGTGTTGCTGTTACTTTTACCCTTTATTTGGTTTGCTCTAGCAGTAGACATAGTAGAAATTGCCGTAGCCAAGTTAGGTTTTTCTCCTCAAATTGCCTTCTTCCTCTTTTTGCTAGTAATAATTACTAGCACAATCAATATTCCCTTATACCGACTGGAAAACACCATAGAAGTAGTAGACGAATTTGCCACCCTGTGGCTAAGGGAATTTTGGGGAATCCCGTTAAGAAGACTAGACCGGTCTACAGTTGTAGCACTAAACGTAGGGGGTGGTTTAATACCCGTACTTTTAGCGTTATACCAAATTTCCCGAGGAAACCTGTTGGCAATTACCCTGGTAACCACCATTGTATCAGTGGTTGGTTATTTTGCAGCTCGGATAGTTCCCGGAATTGGAATTCAAATGAATCCGTTATTAGCTCCTCTAACTGCGGTTATATCAGCCATGATAATAGCCCCCCATGCAGGGGCTCCCGTAGCATTTGCGGGAGGTATTCTAGGCACTGTTATTGGTGCTGACCTATTACATCTTAAAGATATTCAATCCATGAGTGAGGGCGTTTTAAGTATTGGTGGTGCGGGAGTATTTGACGGTATTGCTTTGTGTGGACTATTTGCTTTATTATTAAGTTAA
- the ftsH gene encoding ATP-dependent zinc metalloprotease FtsH — translation MPVETNNKNQMQKPKLRQFGGSFLILMTILLLLNLIVPSILGPRLQQVPYSDFINQVKAGKVDKAIVGGDRIEYAIKTQTPEGKIVEQVFRTTPVAIDLDLPKILRENNVEFAAPPPNENAWIGTVLGWVAPPLIFFGIWAFLMSRQGGGPAALTVGKSKARIYSEGSTGVKFPDVAGVDEAKAELEEIVDFLKNASKYTNLGAKIPKGVLLVGPPGTGKTLLAKAIAGESGVPFFSISGSEFIELFVGVGAARVRDLFEQAKKQAPCIVFIDELDALGKSRGGASGFVGGNDEREQTLNQLLTEMDGFDANTGVIIIAATNRPEVLDPALRRPGRFDRQIVVDRPDKIGREAILKVHARSVKLAEDVNLEIIATRTPGFAGADLANLVNEAALLAARNNRQAVLMVDFNEAIERLIAGLEKRSRVLNELEKKTVAYHEVGHAIIGALMPGAGKVEKISVVPRGVGALGYTIQMPEEDRFLMVEDEIRGRIATLLGGRSSEEIVFGKVSTGASDDIQKATDLAERYVTLYGMSDKLGPVAFEKSQQQFLEGYSNPRRAISPHVAEEIDREVKEIVDNAHHIALSILQCNRDLLEEIAQELLQREILEGGYLREKLTRSNRPDEMDEWLRTGKLNGDQPLLQTVLG, via the coding sequence ATGCCTGTAGAAACTAACAATAAGAACCAGATGCAAAAGCCAAAACTGCGACAGTTTGGCGGAAGTTTCTTAATCTTAATGACCATTTTATTACTGTTGAATTTAATAGTTCCCAGCATTTTGGGACCTAGGTTACAACAAGTACCTTACAGTGATTTTATTAATCAGGTAAAAGCTGGTAAAGTAGATAAAGCAATTGTGGGAGGAGACCGGATTGAATATGCGATTAAAACCCAAACTCCCGAAGGAAAAATTGTGGAGCAGGTTTTTAGAACCACACCAGTGGCCATAGACTTAGACCTACCGAAAATTCTGCGAGAAAATAACGTGGAATTTGCCGCCCCACCCCCCAATGAAAATGCCTGGATTGGTACAGTTTTAGGTTGGGTTGCACCTCCCTTAATCTTCTTTGGTATTTGGGCTTTTCTCATGAGTCGTCAGGGAGGGGGACCTGCTGCATTAACTGTGGGAAAAAGTAAAGCTCGAATTTATTCAGAAGGTAGCACCGGTGTGAAATTTCCCGATGTTGCAGGTGTTGATGAAGCCAAAGCGGAATTGGAGGAAATAGTTGACTTTTTAAAAAATGCTAGTAAGTACACAAACTTAGGAGCAAAAATTCCCAAAGGTGTATTATTAGTGGGACCACCGGGAACAGGTAAGACCTTATTAGCAAAAGCCATTGCAGGTGAATCAGGAGTACCATTTTTTAGTATTTCTGGGTCAGAATTTATTGAATTATTTGTAGGTGTAGGTGCTGCTAGGGTAAGAGATTTATTTGAACAAGCCAAAAAACAAGCTCCCTGTATAGTCTTTATTGATGAATTAGATGCTCTAGGCAAATCTCGGGGTGGAGCTAGTGGTTTTGTAGGTGGTAATGATGAAAGGGAACAAACCCTAAACCAATTATTGACAGAAATGGATGGTTTTGACGCTAATACAGGCGTGATAATTATTGCTGCTACTAACCGTCCTGAAGTTTTAGATCCTGCATTACGTCGTCCCGGGAGGTTTGACCGTCAAATTGTGGTAGACAGACCAGATAAAATAGGTCGAGAGGCAATTCTCAAGGTTCATGCTAGAAGTGTGAAATTAGCAGAAGATGTGAACTTAGAAATTATTGCGACTCGCACCCCAGGTTTTGCTGGTGCAGATTTAGCGAACCTAGTTAATGAAGCTGCATTATTAGCAGCGAGAAATAATCGTCAAGCTGTTCTAATGGTAGATTTTAACGAGGCTATTGAAAGATTAATTGCTGGGTTAGAAAAACGCTCCCGTGTGTTAAATGAATTGGAGAAGAAAACGGTTGCTTACCATGAAGTTGGTCATGCTATTATTGGGGCCTTAATGCCAGGAGCAGGTAAGGTAGAGAAGATTTCCGTTGTTCCCCGGGGTGTGGGAGCATTGGGTTACACAATTCAAATGCCAGAGGAAGATAGATTTCTTATGGTAGAAGATGAAATTCGTGGACGGATTGCTACTTTATTGGGTGGACGTTCATCGGAGGAAATTGTGTTTGGGAAGGTTTCTACTGGTGCATCTGATGATATTCAAAAAGCCACAGATTTGGCGGAAAGATATGTGACTTTGTATGGTATGAGTGATAAGCTTGGACCAGTAGCTTTTGAGAAAAGTCAACAGCAGTTTTTAGAAGGTTATAGTAATCCCCGTCGTGCTATTAGTCCCCATGTTGCTGAAGAAATTGATCGGGAAGTGAAGGAGATAGTGGATAATGCTCATCATATTGCATTGAGTATTTTGCAATGTAATAGGGATTTATTGGAGGAAATTGCTCAGGAATTATTACAAAGGGAAATTTTGGAAGGTGGTTATTTACGAGAAAAATTAACCCGATCTAACCGACCAGATGAAATGGATGAGTGGTTAAGAACTGGTAAGTTAAATGGTGATCAGCCATTACTACAAACTGTTTTGGGTTAG
- the dcm gene encoding DNA cytosine methyltransferase, whose amino-acid sequence MIRFIDLFAGIGGMRLGFQQACDVLGVEYECVLSSEIDKKAVETYKINFDDQPRGDIREIDIMPEFDFMLAGFPCQPFSYAGKQQGFGDTRGTLFFEIERLLTSYQPEAFLLENVRGLTTHDHGRTFNTIINSLEKLGYGIHYLLLNSSNFGVPQNRVRIYILGLLGKNPRLTINSDKGATDSHSFKEQFYQLSLFPDSYSVVKVKNILEQKVSENYYLSKRFQQQIFDAVDGKFEKLHGVRLIDFRGGNSIHSWDLGIKGKCSKNERDFMNALISHRRHKEFGNHQDGKSLTIEQIKTFFDHEDMENIIYSLIQKKYLKEINGRYNPVCGNMSFEVFKFLDPESISITLTSSDANKLGIVQNGKPRRITPRECARLQGFPDSYIVHQDDNAAYKQFGNAVTVPVIQAIVEDLIKHNNLHST is encoded by the coding sequence ATGATTCGTTTTATTGATCTTTTTGCAGGTATTGGTGGGATGAGACTTGGTTTTCAGCAAGCGTGTGATGTTTTAGGAGTCGAATATGAATGTGTACTTAGCTCTGAAATTGATAAGAAAGCTGTTGAAACTTATAAAATAAACTTTGATGATCAACCTAGAGGAGACATCCGAGAAATTGACATTATGCCTGAATTTGATTTTATGCTTGCTGGTTTTCCCTGTCAACCTTTCTCTTATGCTGGTAAACAACAGGGTTTTGGAGATACAAGAGGAACGCTATTTTTTGAAATTGAAAGACTTCTCACAAGTTACCAACCAGAAGCTTTTCTATTGGAAAATGTTCGAGGTTTAACAACACACGATCATGGTAGGACATTTAACACAATTATTAATTCACTAGAAAAACTTGGCTATGGTATTCATTACCTTCTACTCAACAGTAGTAACTTTGGTGTACCTCAAAATCGTGTTCGTATATATATATTAGGACTACTTGGGAAAAACCCCAGACTTACTATTAATTCAGATAAAGGTGCGACTGATTCCCATAGTTTTAAGGAACAATTCTATCAACTCAGTCTCTTTCCTGATTCTTATTCAGTAGTTAAGGTTAAAAATATTCTGGAACAAAAAGTGTCTGAAAATTATTATCTGTCTAAAAGATTTCAGCAACAGATTTTCGATGCTGTTGATGGTAAATTTGAGAAACTTCATGGTGTGCGTTTAATTGATTTTCGTGGTGGCAATTCTATCCATTCTTGGGATTTAGGTATAAAGGGTAAGTGTTCAAAAAATGAACGGGACTTTATGAATGCTTTAATATCTCATAGAAGGCATAAAGAATTTGGTAACCACCAAGATGGTAAAAGTTTAACTATAGAACAAATTAAAACGTTTTTTGATCATGAAGATATGGAAAATATTATTTATTCACTCATTCAGAAAAAATATCTTAAAGAAATCAATGGAAGATACAATCCTGTGTGTGGAAATATGTCTTTTGAAGTTTTTAAGTTTCTCGATCCTGAGAGTATTTCCATAACTCTGACATCATCAGATGCCAATAAATTGGGTATAGTCCAAAATGGAAAGCCTCGAAGAATAACCCCTCGTGAATGTGCAAGATTACAAGGTTTTCCAGATTCTTATATTGTTCATCAAGATGATAATGCAGCATACAAGCAATTTGGTAATGCTGTAACAGTGCCAGTAATTCAAGCAATTGTGGAAGATTTAATTAAACATAATAATCTACATAGTACGTAA